TAATTcatatgacttttttttttctccccaaaACTCACTACTTATTCCTGGTGTGGCCCCGGCCTCAGGTCCAGAGTAGCAAGTAGTATAAAAAAGTTTCAAAGTAGCGAAACAGAAAATACGGGTCTGAAGAGAAGAGAGCGACAATTCCTCTCCGCTCTCAGGTCTCCGCTTTCTGGCCCTCCCAACTCCTAACACTTTGTATCCGTCGGTCTCCGTCCTCCCTCGGCCGCCTGCCTCCCCGACTAGCTGCCCTGCCCGGAGGACACCtcccttcttcttcatcttcttcttcccaTTGCCACCGGAGGAAAAAAGGCACgcaattttcattgcaatctATATCTCAATCAGCAGCAATACTGAGATCATTTCAGAACCAGGAAAAATAAGAACAGAGTAATTGTATGATGGACGCTTCGGCAGCTGCTTCGACATCGTCGTCATCATCAGCTGGAGCTGATTATCTTCCCGAAACCCTAAGCCGGTCCTATTCATCCTCTCTCCTCGATCACGACCGTCCACTCCATCGCTTCAAATCTTCTTCCTTATCCTCATCTCCCTCCGATCCATGCCTCTATAAATCCGCCTCCTTGAGTAAGCTCAACGCCCGCGCTCCCGAATTCGTTCCTCGCATCTCGATTTCGTCCGCCGCTGCGTCTCCTTCGTCTTCGCCGTCTCTCTTGTCGCCCTCTGTATCTTCCCCCTCCTTGTCTTCCTTGTCGTCTTCCTGCGGGAACTTGCTGTCCTTGGTTCAGTCTGAGCAGCAGAGCGATCTCGCCGCTACTTTCGTCGTTCCCCGCCCTCCTGGAGTTCCCTCCTTGGTACATGTGTTTAATTCCAATGGGGCTTCGTCTTCGGCCTCCTCCAGAGCTGTCTTTCAGCTGACGTCGTCCTCGCTCGACACCAATTTGGCCTCCGCCTTGGGGTACCCTTCGCAGCTCCAATTGTACGGTGTTGCTGCTCCTGGACTTGGAGGCTTTCTCAATCAACAGCAGGACCTTTCTGTCTTGGCCCACTCTAGTTCCGATGCTTTTGATCCCTCCAAAATTGGCCTATCTGAAGAGATTGCTCTCAAAATTATCAATCAGGCAACCTCTTCATCTCTAAAAAAATGTCATCTTTGCATTTTTGTCTTATTGATTGATGTTGTTATTCAGTTATGCGTGgtagtgtgtttttttttttttttttttaatgaattacGTTTTTATTGCTAGTTTTTATTTCCTCTGGTGATTATACTTATTACGTTTTTATTGCTAGTTTTTATTTCCTCTGGCGATTATACTTATTACGTTTTTATTactagtttttatttttggctGGTGATTATACGTATTCTTTAGCTTTCTTATTTTGCCAACTAGGATGCATTATATAATGAAAATATGACCAGCGCATAATATGTAAACGGGACGTGTATTTGGATCTATTCCCGTATTTTCATCTAATAATTTAGTCACTGTACAGAGTGATTTTATGAATCTTCCCTGAGTCATGCTTGAATTAGGAAATAGATATCAAACCTGCTTATTAGTTACTTTATTTTAGAATTGTATGGCATATGCACCTACTTGGTGCTGTTTGAGAGGCAAAAAGTGGTACTGTGTGGTATAGAGAGCTGAGTGTCTTTAAGATATGGGAATTATCGGTAAGTAATAATTAGGTAGGCTAGATACACTAATGAAAGGGCAGCTTTTGTTTCCATTTAATTTTTCGTGACAGTGTCCACGTCCTGTCTAAGTACTATTTTGCTGGAAAGGTGTTATCCGGCATTGCATTataatttgattttgaattttcttGATTGCCTTTCAGTTAAtctcaaaatttctttttaagTATTAGCTTTGCTGCAAAAACAGCGTATGTACATATACACTAAATTAAGTGTTTTGAGTACATGAAAAATCATGGTATTCTTGTTTGAAGGATtcaaaaaatttgttatattgcATTAGGTGGACATCCTCTGATGATTTCTATTGAAAATCATGTATGTATGGAACGCTTATATCGTTAGGCTCGTAGAAGTTGAGCTTAATACTGAAATAATTGATTTAGAATGGGATTTAGTAAAGTTCTCTTGCCATTTAGATCTTATTCTTAAAACCTTTGTTACGTTGCATATCTCCTACTATTCAGAGCCATTAGCCATTACTCTTATTCCCAAATCTTTGTTGGCTCTACCTCCTTACACTGGAAGATGTTTAAGAAACATTATTTCCAGCTGCAACTCAAGCTGATGGCAGAACACTGAGCTCAAAGCTGCAACCATCATATAAACTGCCGACTCACTTATCGAAAAACAAATGTCAACACAAATTCCAAGTTACTATTGACACAAAAAGCTGTATTCTACAAGAGAACAACCCCTTCCACAGCCTCCACATgcttaaatttaaattaaaaaccTGTGATTTCTGGAGAGAAGGGGATATGTCGTTTAGGAGTGGAGAAAAAATAAGAGAGCTTTCCAAGAGAAAATCTGGACCCACTTTTAGCGAAACAACTATGGGCAGTAAAAGTTTGGAATGCTGATGGCAAACTGTTTGGTGGCACAATGCAGTTCAGAATTGGTTTGCATTGGAGGAGAATTCGTAAAGAGAGCTCCCTGATAAGGTTGCAAGATTAGGAATGGTAGGATTTCAGTCGAAGGGAGGAAGGCAAGAAGGCACAATAATCGTGGTTGGGAAGTATGAGgttatattttctttcttttagagTGGATGGGGGTCCAGAGAAAGGATACTGCTAAACCATTTGAGGATCTAAACCAACCTGTCAAAAGTTCATCACTTATCAGGCTTCTGGTCAGTCAAGATACCTTAGTTTTCAGTTTGTGGTGATAATGTCTAATACTTCCAGAATTGGGTCATTGAAAAAATATTAGATCATAAACGGGTATGCTGATATGTTAATGTGATAAGGATTCTTTTTCCATATCTTTTTAATCCCTGTAGAACATGCTAAAGCACTGGAAGCTATTACATATGGAAATGGGTAAAGAACACATAAATGGGAAGACAAGCTGTTTTCTAACGAATAATTACAATTACCCATGTATTGGTGTCAATTTATGGGGCATGTTAGGCAATTTCCTTTGTATGTCCATTGTGGCCCATATTTAACTTCCATATGAGTGTGTTATCTATTTTCTGAAGCTTTTGGCGATATAATCTTTGTCTCCACCATATAATGCCTAGTCATAAATATTTGTCTTTGCAGGTGGAGTTTTATTTCAGTGATATAAATCTGGCCACTACTGGTTTTTTGTATAAAATTATGGTTAAAGATCCTGAAGGATTTGGTAAGATTATccatatttttattcttatttcacTTTTGATTCATGCTCGTTCAAGTGTTTTGTATGGAGCTCTAATTTGGATAAACTTTCACTTTTGGTGTGACCCACTTGCTTTTTATGCTGCCTATTGGGAAGTTTTGCCTAATGTGTGGTTCTATTTTATTTTGAGATAATTGCTGGCACATCTACACATCACATCACTGTCTGGCAACTTTTAGAACCTTTGCTTTCTTTGGTTCAAAGAGGCTTTTTATAATTCTAGTTTCCTTTTTACGGCTTCATAACATCTTAACTGGGTACTTTGGTCGATAGCAATGTTTTTGTTCCAACATAGATAGACAAATTTTAGTGAACTGATATTTAGTGTATTCTGGTGATTCTTCTCTGAAACATTTACGGAAGGAATAATAATTAGGTAAAAACTGATAAATGTGCTGCCTTTGACCATGCGGTCAAGATTGGGTCACACCACCATCTATTGGTTTCAAGCAGGAATAGATTGTTATGTTGGTTGATGTGGTGTCAGTCATCACTGCATGGTCTATGGGCGACAGTGTAGAATTGGTCTACCAAAGGTTTTCTAAGGTAATGTGTTTGTGTACTGAATATATCATCAGTTTATGGAGGCGCAGACTGTATGGATGCCAATTGTCTAGAATCTTTAATTTAAAATGTTTAAACCGAGGATATGTTTCTTAAATTTGGTCTTTAATTGGTGATTTTTGAAGTTACCCGTTAGTGAGGTCATGCCATTTAGAGGTCTTTGTACAGAACGGGTACTGGATCCTGGCCACATTTTCTAGCAGTACTTAAATCAGCTTGTCattagataatggtattttttgtcaaaatcagATCCAGGCCAGAGGAGTTGCTATAAGCTACACTTAACTTTTGTTTATAGCTGTACTTGAAGTGAGAAACtgtagaaaaagaagaaagataagatatAGCAAGCATAACCCtaaacaagaaagaatgaaGTCATGATCGGTGCAATTggcttgttttccttttctgtggtgtgtgtgtgtgtgagagagagagagagagagagggagtgtctctgtgtgtgtgtataaGTGAGAGACCTGCTTTGATAGCATGTAGAAAAGATGAGAGAGAAAATTTATGAAGCATAACCCTAATAAGGGGTCAAGGTCTCTGTTTATGTAAAGTGATGTCACGAGGAGCTAGGAACAGTCCcaatgtgggataataagcaaattATCCAATTGGACAAAAACTAATAATGGTTTAATAGGAAAACAAGAGTTCCTTAATTACTTACATATCAGTTTCTAAGATTGTTGAAGATACCTTATTCAAATTTAGGAttattttttgtcttttataCATTTCCTCCATGCATGGAAGCTGGGTTTTGGCTTAGTTGCTGTTTCTGCTGTTATATTTGAAATTAAATTACCCATAACCTTCTGAATGATTAAGCCTTCATATTGTGTAGTACCAATATCTGTCATTGCATCGATAAAGAAGATCAAAACTCTCACTAAAAGTCAATCTCAGCTTGCCAGTGTCCTTAAGGGCTCATCAAAGCTTGTAAGTCTTCTGTACTCTGGCTATGGAGATTACACTGTGTTTGGGGttccttctttctttgttgTCCAGCTATAGTTGCGTTTCCATTGATTTCCTGTTGTGCTTGTTGATTTTATATGCATTTTCAACATGCTCTAGGTTGTTAGTGAGGATGGAAAAAAGGTCAGACGCCTGCATCCGCTGACTGAATTAGACATGGAAGATGTGCAAGTAGGTTTTCTCTTATCCTGTTCTAGTTGTCTTTGGGCATCAATTATGTATAGGTCATATTTTCTTGAACTAGTAACGGGCCATAAATTTTTTGCTTGCTCTTTAAATGCTTGGTAATCTGTAGTCCAGGATAATCATTGCTGAAAATCTGCCGGAGGACCACTGTCACCAGAATTTGCTGAAGATTTTCTCAGCAGTGGGAAGGTACTTGTTTTGCTCATCTCCACCAGAGCATACAGTTCTTTTAAAAAACGGTTTCCAATCTTCTCTTATTTCTCTTGTTCCAGTGTAAAGTCCATTCGAAGTTGTCAGCCTAGTGGACCAACAGTAACATCTACATCTAGAGCTGCGAAAGGAGATCCTGTGAACTTCAGTAACAAGGTATAGCCTCTGTAGTTTGTTTCCACGTGCTGCTTTCAATGTCATTTACCTTCCTGTGGTGATAATTTCATCCACTTTCTCTTGCACTGTGCATTTTTTACTTGTGGCATATTGCATATGAATGGAGCCTTTGGACTTCTCGACTTCTTAAGTCTTCACTATTTCATGGAAGAAGAATGCTTAGCTCATATTGGCCTTTTCCTGTTTGCGCTGATGTTCCTCCTTGGTCCTAGTtgtggccttttttttttgtctaaaatttatTGTCGATAAAGGTATCAGAAGTTTAAGATGCAGTTGATACTTCATCTTGCATTTGGGCAGGGATAAGAATTTTGTGTCTTTTGAATCCAATCATGATTAATGACTGAAGTGTCCTGAAGATGGAAGAGTTTAGGAGTCTATGTATGTGGAACCATTTCCAGTATTTTGTTAGTGTCCTCGTCAAATTTCatgcatgtatccttttaaaactgtttttcttctttttccttgtgGTAATTGTGTCAGAGCTAGCATTTTGGTGTTTCTACTTGCATAAATCTTAAGGGGAGAGTTGAAAAAATGTGGttttaaaagaagaaagagatctGAGGCAGGGAATCTAGCTGCTcaccttttcttgttttgcttttgtgTCTTTAAAAATCAGTTACAGTCAGATTTTTCCCAAACTTCTTAAGTTTATAAACCGCACCTATGCTTGTAGCCACTGTAAAATGGTAAACTTTGCATTGTAGGAAAGTAGAATTGTATTGAGATGCTTCATCGCGATGGGGGAGAAACATGGAGGAgggctttttttcttttttgctttccCTGCTACCTTGGGTACATCTTGATGCAAAGATAACAATGAGGAAAACAGAGAGGGTCCTTTtaactgattttattttagATTGGCATCGTGCTTACAGAAGTGACTGTTTTGTTGCAAGAGTAGGCAACAAGATGAATAATATGGCATTCATAGTTTTCAAAATCTTTTCTTGTATATTTCAAAAGAAGATAGACAGCATTTTTATGTTGTAATATGTGGAACTGACAAAGCTGTAAAGACTGAAATAACTTATTGAATTTTGGCCAATTGTCCAGCTGTTATTGGATGCATGGATTTTATGTTGTTTGCCATCAATGCGCAGCTACTTATGTATCTTTGACATTCATTATAAGACTCAAATGCCTCTAGTCCTAACTAATACTTTTGGTTTGCAGTTGCATGCATTTGTGGAATATGAATCAGTAGAACTTGCTGAGAAAGCGGTATACATTTGCTTTCCTtgtcgtcttttttttttaaatttttttcttggcttgcaGAGGAGGCTCTATATCCTCATAGCTTGTACAGGACTATTAGTCGTCTTTCCCCCTGTCTTTTCTCTCttatattttgtttcttgctggTTCTTTTATGGGAAATCAACTCTGAAATCTTCTTTACAGGTTTTGGAGCTAAATGAGGGTAACTGGAGGAATGGTCTCAAAGTGCGGTTACTGCTTAAACGCTCAGTATGTTGCTCACTTTTATATTGATCTGTGCAGTTATGTTACATGGGAATTAAGATGACAGAGCAAAAGGTTTCATGTACTACTATTAGACTGTCTTCTCTGTGGCTGAccaaaattttcagtttgacctGTTTTGATTCTGCTGTTTCTATGGCCAACTAAACTTTCATGGTTATATAGTAAATTGtttgaaacattttaaaaaGCCTTCGCCCTCCCATTCAAATGGGCTTATATTAGAGAAGCAGCTTTGTTCAGCTTCACAGAGTCTTGTGTTGGAGACAAGGTCAACTGAATTTTGCAAGACATAATTGGTAACGATTGAAactaaacttttcttttttcttttcaatttcaagcatttttttttccttccttttataatcaaatttcaagttaaagattatttgttaaGATTCTAAAAGCTGAGATGAATCATTGTTGCAAATATTCACATGTGACAGACAGTTCTAATCAGAATGTATTTGGTCCCCTTAGCTTAATTTCTTGTAAAGATTATCTTCTTATCATTGCATCCTCCTCAAGCACCACATATAGCAGCAATAATTCCACATGCAGCCAATACAAAACTCTGGAGGTTTTTTCATGATTGTTCTCTCTCAACAAGTGAAACATACTCTGCTTATTCTTGGATCTACCGATTTTTGCATGTTGAACTTAGCCCAAAGCTGCTCAGGCACGTGATAAAAAAGCTGGTCACGAGGGCGAGTACAGCTTCAAGGACGAAGATGGATTTGGACCAGAGCACATACAGCAACATGAGAAATGTTTGGATGATTTTGTGCAACCACCAAATGAGCCTATGGTAAGTGAATTTTTGGACTCTCTGCATTTGCTTTGACATCAGCAATATTGATCATGTGATTTTACGTCCCTCTCTTGCAGTGGGAGGAACATGGCAACAACAAGGAAGGTGGACTGAGAAAAAGCAGAAGTCGTGAGTTTCGCGAAGTTAATGAAAATCGTGGTTGGGGAAAGGGACGTGGACGCCCTGCATATAATTCCAACAATCGTGGAAATCATCCAGGGGTAACTTCAAATGTTCCCTTGAATATTGAGCAGCCAACTGCGGCTAAGCAGCCTCCAGTGCCACGGATGCCAGATGGAACAAAGGGGTTCTCCATGGGTCGTGGAAAGCCAGTTGCTGTCAGAATTGCTTGAGGTAATTTGCATTCTAAGCTCACGGAAACTGGCGGTTCTTTTGCCCCAGccccaccccccaccccccacacccccccccccctgcGGCGATTGTGTGCAAGGTAGGAGTTGCATAGGTCCTGGTTTCTGCGGTCCTGACGGCTTATATCTACAGACTCCTACTCTTGTAAGGAAGTTGAGTTGACACAAGGTCAGTCTGGGAGTTATAGTTCATCTCTTTTTCGGCAGCATTCGTAGGAAGAAAGGAGCAGATGCGGTTTTCTTGGTCGctgcctttttctttctttctttccttttttttttttcctttttctttctcctcgAGGATAATTCAgtgtaaaaatgaaaacaaaaaaaaaaccttgggGATTACCCTATACCCTAAAAGCAGAAAGGTGAATAGATAAGTATTCTGTAGTTTAATAGATCTCCCTCTCTCCCCCACATGCGTTGTGGTAAATGTCTATTTCTAATAGCTATTAAAGATTGGAGAAAAAAGGGTCGTTTGATTAATAGATGAGGCCTGAGTGTTAAGGATGAAAACTATGCAAGATAAAAAAGCAAACAAGCAACCTATACAAGTCGAACATGGGAGATGATGTGATCATTCATGATCATGCTAACCCAACAATGATGGAAAATGCTTTAGTAATGATAGTTATGGTAGCGAAATATTTTTACCTAATATAACATGTTGTTGTATTTTTAgcgataatttaatttcttgttgaaTCTATCCATTTAAATAGAATAACACCTAAAAATATGGAAGTAAATTTtccatctaaaatagtaagttaatcTTAATAGATTAGTAATTTTTATACAAGTAAATTGAAATAGAaattaaacttactttttaaataaataaactactACTTTATATTTCAAACTTATTTTttagagagtaagtttagttcaagtaagagtaagtttttatacataaatattaatgattaaaacttaCTAATTTTTGGAACACATGTACAATTTTACATtaaaaacttatctcaaactagtattaggaagtttatttgaaataatgataagatgttttattaatgattaaaattatataataatttaaattttttttgtatttatatattttaaaatactatgaaaagtAGTTTCACTTTTCAGATAACCTtgtaaaatatgtaataaaattttgtcatattataagtttttaatcatttttaatttttgaaaagtttgaaaatttggataacaataacaacaaatcttcctagttatataTGGAATGTCACTTGTTTATAGatcacaatttttataatttaacacctatgaatataataagatgataaagttttaataaatttacatctgGGATACAAGAATTAATAAGAGTTAAAGCctaaaaaaatgagaaataatataacaataaaaataacaaaattagtataacagttaatataagaaaatcagt
This Coffea arabica cultivar ET-39 chromosome 3e, Coffea Arabica ET-39 HiFi, whole genome shotgun sequence DNA region includes the following protein-coding sequences:
- the LOC113722179 gene encoding la-related protein 6B isoform X1; translation: MMDASAAASTSSSSSAGADYLPETLSRSYSSSLLDHDRPLHRFKSSSLSSSPSDPCLYKSASLSKLNARAPEFVPRISISSAAASPSSSPSLLSPSVSSPSLSSLSSSCGNLLSLVQSEQQSDLAATFVVPRPPGVPSLVHVFNSNGASSSASSRAVFQLTSSSLDTNLASALGYPSQLQLYGVAAPGLGGFLNQQQDLSVLAHSSSDAFDPSKIGLSEEIALKIINQVEFYFSDINLATTGFLYKIMVKDPEGFVPISVIASIKKIKTLTKSQSQLASVLKGSSKLVVSEDGKKVRRLHPLTELDMEDVQSRIIIAENLPEDHCHQNLLKIFSAVGSVKSIRSCQPSGPTVTSTSRAAKGDPVNFSNKLHAFVEYESVELAEKAVLELNEGNWRNGLKVRLLLKRSPKAAQARDKKAGHEGEYSFKDEDGFGPEHIQQHEKCLDDFVQPPNEPMWEEHGNNKEGGLRKSRSREFREVNENRGWGKGRGRPAYNSNNRGNHPGVTSNVPLNIEQPTAAKQPPVPRMPDGTKGFSMGRGKPVAVRIA
- the LOC113722179 gene encoding la-related protein 6B isoform X2 gives rise to the protein MMDASAAASTSSSSSAGADYLPETLSRSYSSSLLDHDRPLHRFKSSSLSSSPSDPCLYKSASLSKLNARAPEFVPRISISSAAASPSSSPSLLSPSVSSPSLSSLSSSCGNLLSLVQSEQQSDLAATFVVPRPPGVPSLVHVFNSNGASSSASSRAVFQLTSSSLDTNLASALGYPSQLQLYGVAAPGLGGFLNQQQDLSVLAHSSSDAFDPSKIGLSEEIALKIINQVEFYFSDINLATTGFLYKIMVKDPEGFVPISVIASIKKIKTLTKSQSQLASVLKGSSKLVVSEDGKKVRRLHPLTELDMEDVQSRIIIAENLPEDHCHQNLLKIFSAVGSVKSIRSCQPSGPTVTSTSRAAKGDPVNFSNKLHAFVEYESVELAEKAVLELNEGNWRNGLKVRLLLKRSARDKKAGHEGEYSFKDEDGFGPEHIQQHEKCLDDFVQPPNEPMWEEHGNNKEGGLRKSRSREFREVNENRGWGKGRGRPAYNSNNRGNHPGVTSNVPLNIEQPTAAKQPPVPRMPDGTKGFSMGRGKPVAVRIA
- the LOC113722179 gene encoding la-related protein 6B isoform X3 — protein: MMDASAAASTSSSSSAGADYLPETLSRSYSSSLLDHDRPLHRFKSSSLSSSPSDPCLYKSASLSKLNARAPEFVPRISISSAAASPSSSPSLLSPSVSSPSLSSLSSSCGNLLSLVQSEQQSDLAATFVVPRPPGVPSLVHVFNSNGASSSASSRAVFQLTSSSLDTNLASALGYPSQLQLYGVAAPGLGGFLNQQQDLSVLAHSSSDAFDPSKIGLSEEIALKIINQVEFYFSDINLATTGFLYKIMVKDPEGFVPISVIASIKKIKTLTKSQSQLASVLKGSSKLVVSEDGKKVRRLHPLTELDMEDVQSRIIIAENLPEDHCHQNLLKIFSAVGSVKSIRSCQPSGPTVTSTSRAAKGDPVNFSNKVLELNEGNWRNGLKVRLLLKRSPKAAQARDKKAGHEGEYSFKDEDGFGPEHIQQHEKCLDDFVQPPNEPMWEEHGNNKEGGLRKSRSREFREVNENRGWGKGRGRPAYNSNNRGNHPGVTSNVPLNIEQPTAAKQPPVPRMPDGTKGFSMGRGKPVAVRIA
- the LOC113722179 gene encoding la-related protein 6B isoform X4, with amino-acid sequence MMDASAAASTSSSSSAGADYLPETLSRSYSSSLLDHDRPLHRFKSSSLSSSPSDPCLYKSASLSKLNARAPEFVPRISISSAAASPSSSPSLLSPSVSSPSLSSLSSSCGNLLSLVQSEQQSDLAATFVVPRPPGVPSLVHVFNSNGASSSASSRAVFQLTSSSLDTNLASALGYPSQLQLYGVAAPGLGGFLNQQQDLSVLAHSSSDAFDPSKIGLSEEIALKIINQVEFYFSDINLATTGFLYKIMVKDPEGFVPISVIASIKKIKTLTKSQSQLASVLKGSSKLVVSEDGKKVRRLHPLTELDMEDVQSRIIIAENLPEDHCHQNLLKIFSAVGSVKSIRSCQPSGPTVTSTSRAAKGDPVNFSNKVLELNEGNWRNGLKVRLLLKRSARDKKAGHEGEYSFKDEDGFGPEHIQQHEKCLDDFVQPPNEPMWEEHGNNKEGGLRKSRSREFREVNENRGWGKGRGRPAYNSNNRGNHPGVTSNVPLNIEQPTAAKQPPVPRMPDGTKGFSMGRGKPVAVRIA